In Malus sylvestris chromosome 15, drMalSylv7.2, whole genome shotgun sequence, a single genomic region encodes these proteins:
- the LOC126601918 gene encoding F-box protein At5g39450, protein MNEGKPTSASVNGPSVTVMSSESCGSSLLLGLSDDVFSIVIGSLSPRDICNLGLCCRSFYALVDSDKVWLTQCQMLGIVPLQDLLVWRQAVSSYKALCRFLSSVQPLMGIWVHQNPELGNVVYVMPGFVSVVGCRIIPQELGPLGIEDGPLLWAPVFEIIGDSDGSSSFFLHGRDNGQDYVYPGFVKPVSRSCNVLLLEIEPRPHKNGVELLHSKSFVNDSDKELSRKICRSNSDLSRSQRVFRQSETSVPFSRLAFSDRRKLLEVVMNQIRVEVPDAAIGPLFPRLRVSGENTQIGTALLLERRSLLFQMHKLGGYQVDSKESNLLPPNPTQLRLSEIRKSLDRSSGSQSSINEDDGHRHCNRRRSLGRYFRDSFNQMLGKSISFNGNSKNSSSSSESKYASLQDFLKSSDTIGLTLHASTVKLSSYRAWPNMHESRFAIYKLPLRIPTAEQEYAGLWGGTFGWPPGRPTKDKPGKALFFLLLSYEECEGQQLLIATKILEGTHYVLHPNGSAMFIVNIDEPSLDPFPWDTDADSHPVNVNHAFKGEGIANGYGFRYPGSKPGSLFVFEDGQLAFIWKESRAILTLQRLDLQELLKKGERVPALLPIANFSYLTKSYSNVFAEFPSISTSWASTRQEQSDTPR, encoded by the exons ATGGTCCGTCGGTGACGGTCATGTCGTCGGAATCCTGTGGCTCCAGCTTGCTTCTGGGTCTGTCAGATGATGTGTTTTCCATTGTCATCGGCTCCCTTTCACCTCGGGACATTTGTAATCTCGGTCTCTGCTGCCGGAGTTTTTATGCACTCGTTGACTCCGATAAGGTCTGGCTCACCCAATGCCAGATGCTTGGAATTGTACCTCTCCAAGACCTTCTTGTCTGGCGTCAGGCCGTCTCATCTTACAAGGCGCTTTGCCGCTTTCTCTCTAGTGTTCAGCCTCTCATGGGAATTTGGGTTCACCAGAATCCAGAGCTTGGCAATGTAGTCTATGTCATGCCAGGTTTTGTTTCCGTTGTTGGCTGCCGCATTATACCTCAAGAACTTGGCCCGTTAGGCATTGAGGATGGCCCTCTTCTCTGGGCTCCTGTATTTGAAATTATTGGTGATTCTGATGGTTCCTCGTCCTTTTTTCTACATGGAAGGGACAACGGACAGGACTATGTCTATCCTGGTTTTGTGAAACCTGTTAGCAGGTCATGCAATGTTCTGTTGCTTGAGATCGAGCCTAGACCCCATAAAAATGGGGTTGAATTGTTGCACAGCAAGAGTTTTGTTAATGACTCAGATAAGGAGCTGTCAAGGAAGATTTGTAGGTCGAATAGTGATCTTTCAAGGTCACAGAGGGTGTTTCGGCAGAGTGAGACTTCGGTGCCCTTCAGTCGTTTGGCTTTCAGTGACAGAAGAAAATTGCTTGAGGTTGTCATGAACCAAATCCGTGTAGAGGTTCCCGATGCAGCAATTGGGCCACTCTTTCCAAGGTTGAGGGTTAGTGGGGAGAACACTCAGATTGGTACGGCGCTCTTATTGGAACGAAGATCATTGCTTTTTCAAATGCATAAACTTGGTGGATATCAGGTGGATTCGAAGGAAAGTAATCTGCTTCCACCGAATCCCACTCAACTGCGGTTAAGTGAGATCAGAAAGAGTCTTGATCGGTCAAGTGGTTCGCAAAGTTCTATTAATGAGGATGATGGCCACAGACACTGCAACAGGAGGAGAAGTCTTGGCAGGTACTTTAGGGATAGCTTCAATCAGATGCTGGGAAAGTCAATCTCTTTCAATGGTAATTCAAAGAATAGTTCTTCCAGCAGTGAGAGTAAGTATGCATCCCTTCAGGATTTTCTGAAATCAAGTGATACAATAGGACTGACTTTACATGCTTCCACTGTGAAGTTATCTTCTTATCGAGCATGGCCAAACATGCATGAAAGTCGATTTGCCATATACAAATTGCCTTTGCGGATCCCAACTGCTGAGCAAGAGTATGCTGGTTTATGGGGAGGCACTTTTGGGTGGCCTCCCGGGAGGCCGACCAAAGACAAGCCTGGAAAggctctcttcttccttttgctTTCTTATGAAGAGTGCGAGGGGCAACAGCTTCTAATTGCAACCAAAATATTAGAGGGTACCCACTATGTTCTACACCCTAATGGCTCAGCCATGTTTATAGTAAATATCGATGAACCTTCATTGGATCCATTCCCTTGGGATACTGATGCTGATTCCCATCCTGTGAATGTTAATCATGCTTTTAAAGGTGAGGGTATTGCCAATGGGTATGGTTTTAGATACCCTGGCTCGAAACCTGGTTCCCTCTTTGTGTTTGAAGATGGTCAACTTGCCTTCATTTGGAAGGAGTCCAGGGCTATCTTGACTTTGCAGAGGCTGGACTTGCAAGAGCTTTTGAAAAAAGGTGAAAGGGTGCCTGCGCTACTTCCAATTGCTAACTTTTCATACTTAACCAAGTCTTACTCAAATGTGTTTGCTGAGTTCCCAAGCATCTCAACTTCGTGGGCGTCAACAAG GCAGGAGCAGTCTGACACCCCTAGGTGA